The Raphanus sativus cultivar WK10039 chromosome 2, ASM80110v3, whole genome shotgun sequence genome includes a region encoding these proteins:
- the LOC130508767 gene encoding uncharacterized protein LOC130508767, whose protein sequence is MQLSMRALNLAVGQAAISKSLDDDDGDDGGNEESHLGVLRHGGHLVIKLLESEDAQDFARICKPIFNKASWLRPKATRPSSREIYLICHLPGLSFIELAFHIQMKIHR, encoded by the exons ATGCAGCTCTCAATGCGAGCCCTTAATTTGGCTGTTGGTCAAGCTGCCATCTCTAAGTcacttgatgatgatgatggtgatgatggaGGTAATGAGGAGAGTCATCTTGGTGTGCTCAGGCATGGAGGTCACCTTGTCATCAAGCTTCTAGAAAGCGAAGATGCTCAAG atTTTGCGAGGATTTGCAAGCCCATCTTTAACAAGGCATCTTGGTTGAGGCCAAAAGCTACAAGACCATCATCTCGAGAGATCTACTTGATTTGCCACTTGCCAGGGCTTTCGTTCATAGAATTAGCCTTTCATATACAAATGAAGATTCACCGATAA